A region of Nitrospinota bacterium DNA encodes the following proteins:
- a CDS encoding HNH endonuclease — protein sequence MENLRALVLNNAYEPLQFTGMRRALVLVIKGKAEAVESDGFFYRTVSETFRLPTVVRLYRYVNRPRRIGVSFSKKNVLRRDGYTCQYCGHTGKDLTIDHVAPRSSGGLTSWENVVAACRKCNLRKGNKSLPDSGMELLRKPAKPSFIVHAHMPENTPKTHLEAWMKYLPKSKTDYY from the coding sequence ATGGAGAACCTGCGGGCGTTAGTGCTCAATAACGCATACGAGCCCCTGCAGTTTACGGGCATGAGGCGGGCGCTTGTCCTCGTCATCAAGGGCAAGGCCGAGGCTGTGGAGAGCGACGGTTTCTTCTACCGCACCGTTTCCGAAACTTTCCGGTTGCCCACCGTTGTGCGGTTATACCGCTATGTTAACAGGCCGAGGAGGATAGGCGTCTCTTTCTCCAAGAAAAACGTTCTCCGCCGCGACGGTTACACCTGCCAGTATTGCGGCCACACCGGGAAGGATTTGACCATAGACCATGTGGCGCCCCGCTCATCCGGAGGTCTGACATCCTGGGAGAACGTGGTGGCGGCCTGCCGGAAATGCAACCTGCGCAAGGGGAACAAGTCTTTGCCGGATTCTGGCATGGAGCTTTTACGAAAACCCGCCAAGCCTTCGTTCATCGTCCACGCCCACATGCCCGAGAACACGCCAAAAACCCATCTGGAGGCGTGGATGAAGTATCTGCCGAAATCGAAAACGGATTATTACTAA
- a CDS encoding PAS domain S-box protein encodes MLDRIQIESALKESEDRFSGVFEISSIGMALVSLEGRWLKVNRSLCEIVGYSGEEMLTKTFQDLTRPNDLDGKMKLVEKLVSGEIPYFHTENRYLHKDGHVVWVFLSVFLVRDSKGAPLYLVSQIQDITGRKKAEEILLESEKLAAIGQLSAGVAHEINNPVSYVYSNTAMLQKYVSALLSLIEVYEKTENLWTVRIAEEITDFKKKIKFNHLKTDIYNLLVESRQGLAKVTSIVQALRDYTRGTPNELEYFDLRGGIDSALTLAHSEIASKARVEKEYCDIPAVQCVPAQVNQVFMNVLMNAAQSIAGNGVIYVKTFPHEDGVTVEVADTGCGVAPEAIKHLFDPFFTTRPVGKGAGLGLYVSYNIVKKHRGSITVESEVGKGTTVRIWLPVNQEKGR; translated from the coding sequence ATGCTTGACCGGATACAAATTGAATCGGCCCTAAAAGAGTCTGAGGACCGGTTCAGTGGGGTTTTCGAGATATCCTCCATAGGCATGGCCCTTGTGTCCCTTGAGGGCAGATGGCTGAAGGTGAACCGTTCGCTTTGCGAGATAGTGGGGTATTCCGGTGAGGAAATGCTCACAAAAACCTTCCAGGATCTCACACGCCCGAACGATCTTGACGGCAAAATGAAGTTGGTGGAAAAGCTGGTATCCGGGGAGATTCCATATTTCCATACGGAAAACCGCTATCTCCATAAAGACGGGCATGTGGTGTGGGTTTTTCTGAGTGTTTTCCTGGTGCGCGACTCTAAAGGCGCTCCTCTTTACTTAGTATCCCAAATCCAAGACATCACCGGTCGCAAGAAAGCCGAGGAAATATTGCTGGAGTCGGAAAAGCTGGCCGCCATCGGCCAGTTGTCCGCAGGCGTGGCCCACGAGATAAACAATCCTGTCTCCTATGTGTACTCGAACACGGCCATGCTCCAGAAGTATGTGAGCGCCTTGTTAAGCCTGATAGAAGTGTATGAGAAAACCGAAAACCTTTGGACAGTGCGGATAGCCGAGGAAATAACCGATTTTAAAAAGAAGATAAAATTCAACCACCTGAAAACCGATATTTACAATCTGCTGGTTGAGTCGCGGCAGGGGCTGGCGAAGGTAACGAGTATTGTACAGGCGCTTCGGGACTACACTAGAGGGACGCCTAATGAACTGGAGTATTTTGACCTGCGCGGCGGAATTGACAGCGCATTGACCCTTGCCCACAGCGAGATCGCCAGCAAGGCGCGAGTGGAGAAGGAATACTGCGACATCCCGGCCGTGCAGTGCGTGCCGGCCCAGGTAAACCAGGTGTTCATGAACGTTTTGATGAACGCCGCCCAATCCATAGCGGGCAATGGCGTTATATATGTAAAAACCTTCCCGCATGAAGATGGAGTAACCGTGGAAGTGGCCGACACTGGCTGTGGCGTGGCGCCTGAGGCCATAAAACATTTGTTTGACCCGTTTTTCACCACAAGGCCCGTGGGAAAGGGGGCGGGACTTGGCCTTTATGTCTCCTACAACATTGTTAAGAAGCACAGGGGCTCCATAACGGTGGAAAGCGAGGTGGGCAAAGGGACCACGGTCAGGATCTGGCTACCGGTGAACCAGGAAAAGGGCCGCTGA
- a CDS encoding DUF342 domain-containing protein — MGLELEFIIPFDETVIKKTRYFRLSEFLTRPIKVNSGQVLAREIEAGVVHPDKKVGVRFPLPAGVSTQDLLKGGLSMVKEPPQSVAATVDGYLSARDETLIVTKIMEIFGDVGPLTGNIETGSPVRIHGGITSGYRVESGGDVETLGLMEGASLKAGGNILLKGGFAGGGDGVAQSGKNIYSTYVQLGRLEAHGSIVVDGPVMNSDLSAGSQIVLRGRASLVGGAARARELISAPVIGSEGASPTEITLGDNPFKARLREGRKAKMEKSRETIREKELEAKFASQHLAGLGRIPLEDPLAAVFTLSDIMRDGKVEGMDEPSQQYFKDLGGAVISIISEKERVAAGPETEDGGAEEQACPTATLKVEKIAHPGVVISILGVGITLDREYERARFILKDGAVQPVMF; from the coding sequence ATGGGTCTGGAACTGGAATTCATAATACCGTTCGATGAAACGGTAATAAAGAAGACCAGGTATTTTAGGCTTTCGGAGTTTTTAACGCGGCCCATAAAAGTTAATTCAGGCCAGGTTTTGGCCCGGGAGATAGAAGCGGGCGTTGTTCATCCGGACAAGAAGGTGGGGGTAAGGTTCCCGTTGCCCGCCGGGGTGTCAACCCAGGACTTGCTCAAGGGGGGGCTTTCCATGGTCAAGGAGCCGCCGCAATCTGTGGCCGCCACCGTGGACGGCTACTTGAGCGCCAGGGATGAAACCCTGATAGTGACGAAGATCATGGAGATATTCGGGGATGTGGGCCCTTTGACAGGCAACATAGAAACCGGTTCTCCAGTGAGGATCCACGGAGGGATTACCAGCGGGTACCGCGTGGAATCCGGCGGTGACGTGGAGACGCTGGGTTTGATGGAAGGGGCCAGCCTTAAAGCCGGCGGCAACATACTTTTGAAAGGCGGTTTTGCCGGTGGTGGCGATGGGGTGGCGCAGTCCGGCAAGAACATATATTCGACATACGTCCAGCTGGGCCGACTGGAGGCCCACGGCTCCATTGTGGTGGACGGGCCTGTTATGAACAGCGATTTGAGCGCCGGTTCGCAGATAGTGTTGCGGGGCCGGGCGAGCCTTGTGGGAGGCGCGGCCCGGGCGCGGGAGTTGATCTCCGCTCCGGTTATTGGCTCTGAAGGGGCGTCCCCCACGGAGATTACGCTGGGCGATAACCCGTTTAAGGCGCGTCTGCGGGAGGGCCGGAAAGCGAAGATGGAGAAAAGCCGGGAAACCATCCGGGAGAAAGAGCTGGAAGCCAAGTTCGCTTCTCAACATCTTGCGGGGCTTGGGCGGATTCCGCTGGAGGACCCGTTGGCCGCCGTGTTCACCCTTTCCGACATTATGCGGGACGGGAAGGTGGAAGGAATGGACGAGCCGTCCCAGCAGTATTTCAAGGATCTGGGCGGGGCCGTAATCTCGATAATAAGTGAAAAAGAGCGCGTGGCCGCCGGGCCGGAAACAGAGGATGGCGGGGCGGAGGAGCAGGCTTGCCCTACGGCGACGCTGAAGGTGGAGAAGATAGCCCACCCCGGAGTGGTTATATCCATCTTGGGCGTGGGGATTACCCTGGACCGGGAGTATGAGCGGGCGCGGTTCATCCTAAAAGACGGCGCGGTTCAGCCCGTGATGTTTTAA
- a CDS encoding MotA/TolQ/ExbB proton channel family protein, giving the protein MTTALGIIAGVGLFLYAIIQQGGLRIFWDLPAVMIVGGGTAAALLISYPLPRIMKVTGVLLQIFKMDMQKPSWAIRLMVELSFKARQKSLLALEEDIKRLDNRLIKLGLELVIDGQPANIVREVLETELDFVQVRHRAGEHMFRAASRFSPAFGLIGTLIGLVAMLKNLGTQTEGAAKAIGQGMAVGLIGTFYGATMANLFFIPIAEKLRSRSDDEMLVNRIIIEGILMIQGGVNPRIIERKLNSFLPPELRAAYYDKLLKDSRRKAVQTAEQE; this is encoded by the coding sequence TTGACCACGGCGCTTGGGATCATCGCTGGCGTTGGGCTTTTCCTGTACGCCATCATCCAGCAGGGGGGGCTTAGGATATTCTGGGATCTGCCCGCGGTGATGATAGTCGGCGGCGGCACGGCGGCGGCCCTGCTGATCTCCTATCCCCTTCCGCGCATAATGAAAGTCACTGGCGTACTCCTCCAGATTTTCAAGATGGACATGCAGAAACCTTCATGGGCCATAAGGCTCATGGTGGAGCTTTCGTTCAAGGCCAGACAAAAATCGTTGCTGGCCCTGGAGGAAGACATAAAGAGGCTGGACAACCGGCTTATAAAACTGGGGCTGGAGCTTGTGATAGACGGACAGCCCGCCAACATTGTGCGGGAAGTGCTGGAGACGGAACTTGATTTTGTGCAGGTGCGCCACCGGGCAGGTGAGCACATGTTCCGCGCGGCGTCGCGGTTTTCCCCGGCTTTCGGTTTGATAGGCACGCTCATAGGCCTCGTGGCGATGTTAAAAAACCTTGGAACTCAAACCGAAGGGGCGGCCAAGGCCATCGGGCAAGGGATGGCGGTGGGTCTTATCGGCACTTTTTACGGCGCCACCATGGCCAACCTGTTCTTTATCCCCATTGCCGAAAAGCTCCGTTCCCGGTCGGATGACGAAATGCTGGTGAACAGGATCATCATCGAAGGTATCCTGATGATACAAGGCGGGGTGAACCCCCGGATAATCGAGCGCAAGCTAAACTCCTTCCTGCCGCCGGAGCTTCGCGCGGCGTACTACGACAAACTGCTCAAGGATAGCAGGCGGAAAGCCGTCCAAACCGCGGAACAGGAGTAG
- a CDS encoding flagellar motor protein MotB, translating to MARKRHHEDVPDEDPGIWLITFSDLLSLLLTFFIMLFALTSQQEEKYLGMLSKIGDALGGKSLVDRKTGLEVTQEKLQKFVQDNNLIRQVQLTSDTRGLVMFAEGDLFFDAGSAEIKPDIKRFLRRVGEIIKGTQYKVLVEGHTDDTVGQMEKFPSNWELSSARATAVVRYFIDEAGLEPYRFAAVGYAQFKPRYALIPENRPKNRRVELVILRETL from the coding sequence GTGGCCAGGAAGAGACATCACGAGGATGTTCCCGACGAGGATCCGGGGATATGGCTGATCACCTTTTCCGACCTTCTTTCGCTTCTGCTTACGTTTTTCATAATGCTTTTCGCCCTTACTTCCCAGCAGGAGGAAAAATACCTGGGGATGCTGTCCAAGATCGGCGACGCGCTGGGGGGCAAGTCGCTGGTGGACAGGAAAACGGGGCTGGAAGTTACCCAGGAGAAACTTCAGAAATTCGTCCAGGATAACAACCTTATCCGGCAGGTCCAGCTGACATCCGACACGCGGGGGCTTGTGATGTTCGCCGAGGGAGACCTCTTTTTCGACGCCGGGTCGGCGGAAATAAAGCCTGACATCAAAAGGTTTCTGCGGCGGGTCGGGGAGATTATAAAAGGGACGCAATACAAGGTGCTGGTGGAAGGGCATACCGACGATACCGTGGGGCAGATGGAGAAATTCCCAAGCAACTGGGAGCTGTCCTCGGCGCGGGCCACGGCGGTGGTGCGCTATTTCATCGACGAGGCTGGGCTGGAGCCCTACCGGTTCGCCGCGGTGGGATACGCGCAGTTCAAACCACGCTACGCCCTGATACCGGAAAACCGTCCCAAGAACCGCCGGGTGGAGTTAGTCATCCTGCGGGAGACTCTCTGA
- a CDS encoding PilZ domain-containing protein, whose product MGEKDAGADKRTFFRFDYQAPVRYKFAKRTGEGQYQVSPWFKGVGANFSGGGAALHIGKPLPAKTLLLLEIKFPFSDEPVVATAEVVRREDDTINGKPVSLIMIRYLVIDEAVQDKMVSFIISRGKTVV is encoded by the coding sequence ATGGGAGAAAAAGACGCGGGGGCGGATAAGCGGACGTTTTTCCGGTTCGATTACCAGGCCCCCGTCCGTTACAAGTTCGCCAAGAGGACCGGCGAGGGACAATACCAGGTGTCCCCATGGTTCAAAGGTGTTGGGGCCAACTTCTCGGGCGGGGGAGCGGCTCTTCATATCGGGAAACCTCTGCCCGCAAAGACCCTGCTGTTATTGGAGATAAAATTCCCTTTCAGCGACGAGCCGGTTGTGGCCACGGCGGAGGTTGTGCGCCGGGAAGACGACACCATTAACGGCAAGCCGGTAAGCCTTATAATGATAAGGTACCTGGTTATAGATGAAGCCGTTCAGGACAAGATGGTGAGCTTTATAATCTCCAGGGGCAAGACGGTGGTATAG
- a CDS encoding type II secretion system F family protein has protein sequence MPVFKYTARNPAGMKLNGSVAGISEREAALTLVSRGIFPSRLSVDSTAPEKVKDDDLIIFTERLASLVSAGVPLISILENLETQSLGRLRQTIQHMLVSAKEGKPLHESMAQASDVFPGFFVALVAVGERTGRLERVLKELTAMLERRRDLKEAVEDAARYPKIVLTVAAAGLVALMGFVIPRYAAIFTQAGVPLPLPTRALISMDILILGWWPYLLSVAAVGYLLIRRWLEQPAVRAKVDEWILHIPVMGRIALNSALARWADALGNLLAAGAPIIESIEFSAKAAGNSSLENPLVTIRAGALEGLSLAHSMKSINLLPPSALQIIAAGEEAGALDGAFFNLRGYFIREAQRSSKKISAYVEPALILGVGLVVFFLALSVFLPMWDMASLARRGG, from the coding sequence ATGCCTGTTTTTAAATACACGGCCAGGAACCCGGCGGGCATGAAGCTGAACGGCTCCGTGGCGGGCATCTCCGAGCGGGAAGCGGCGCTTACGCTTGTCAGCCGCGGGATTTTTCCCTCTCGGCTTTCGGTGGATTCAACCGCGCCCGAGAAAGTAAAAGATGACGACCTGATCATCTTTACTGAACGGTTGGCCTCTTTGGTTTCCGCCGGTGTGCCGCTTATCTCCATTCTGGAAAATCTTGAAACCCAGAGCCTCGGAAGGTTGCGCCAAACAATCCAGCACATGCTGGTCAGCGCCAAAGAGGGTAAGCCTCTTCACGAATCCATGGCGCAGGCGTCAGACGTGTTCCCCGGATTTTTCGTGGCTCTGGTAGCGGTTGGGGAACGTACCGGCAGGCTGGAGAGGGTTTTAAAGGAACTCACGGCCATGCTGGAGCGGCGGCGGGACTTGAAGGAAGCGGTGGAAGACGCGGCGCGATACCCGAAAATAGTCCTGACCGTGGCGGCGGCGGGGCTAGTGGCCTTGATGGGGTTTGTCATACCACGCTATGCGGCCATTTTCACCCAGGCTGGCGTGCCCCTCCCCTTGCCCACCCGGGCCCTTATTTCCATGGACATCCTAATTCTAGGCTGGTGGCCATATCTTTTAAGCGTGGCGGCTGTGGGGTACTTGCTTATCAGGCGGTGGTTGGAGCAACCGGCCGTTAGAGCCAAAGTGGACGAATGGATCCTCCACATTCCCGTTATGGGCCGGATAGCGCTAAACTCCGCGCTGGCCCGGTGGGCGGACGCATTGGGCAACCTTTTGGCCGCTGGCGCGCCGATAATAGAGTCCATCGAGTTTTCCGCCAAAGCGGCGGGAAACTCAAGTCTTGAAAATCCGTTGGTCACAATACGGGCTGGAGCGCTGGAGGGGCTTTCCCTGGCCCATTCCATGAAAAGCATCAACTTACTGCCCCCTTCCGCCCTTCAGATTATCGCCGCCGGTGAAGAGGCCGGGGCGCTGGACGGGGCGTTCTTCAATCTGCGGGGTTATTTCATCCGGGAGGCGCAAAGGTCATCCAAAAAAATTTCCGCCTATGTGGAGCCAGCCCTTATCCTGGGGGTGGGGCTGGTGGTGTTTTTCCTGGCGCTGTCTGTGTTCCTGCCGATGTGGGACATGGCCTCGCTGGCCAGAAGGGGCGGATAG
- the tadA gene encoding Flp pilus assembly complex ATPase component TadA, translating into MITGKRLGDILTESGAVTAEQLGRALVERETRGGRLGRIVVSMGFLSEEELTQILSRQLGAPMAEPELETPSEDLLRLIPESFARKHLLAPIGKPNGAVRVAMADPLDLLARDELAARVSLPLEVSIATEKKILMAIDKTYARPIVCEPGAVSGSFVESGYSGAIESSGWEAEPVSSLVEGIIRRAALEGASDIHLEPDSKNLKVRYRVDGMMKSAGAHPARICSAVASRIKIMAGLDTAESRAPQDGGFNLTLESGLVEFRVSTFPTINGECVVLRLLARSGEAMTLAETGMGGVTLERLLESLKHPWGLVVVTGPTGSGKTTTLYSAISLLNSPERTIVSIEDPVERRIHNVRQTQVNIKSGLTFSRGLRSALRQDPDIIMVGEIRDPETAEVAVQAAMTGHLVLSSLHTVDAASAFTRLTDLGVAPYKVADTVKCAVGQRLARRVCHRCAGKTEAMANCPHCGKTGYRGRTGIFELIHSDEKLKGLILSRSPASAIKDYAVKSQGMDTMRDDGLRKVGYGVTTVAEVERATYTPGLSIC; encoded by the coding sequence ATGATCACTGGCAAACGTCTGGGGGACATCCTTACCGAATCCGGAGCGGTTACCGCTGAACAGCTGGGCCGCGCCCTTGTGGAACGGGAAACCAGAGGTGGCAGGCTGGGCCGGATAGTCGTTTCCATGGGTTTTTTAAGCGAGGAAGAGCTTACCCAAATTCTCTCCCGCCAGCTGGGCGCGCCCATGGCCGAGCCGGAACTGGAAACGCCTTCCGAAGATTTACTCCGGCTCATCCCCGAGTCTTTCGCAAGAAAACACCTGTTGGCGCCCATCGGCAAACCCAATGGCGCAGTAAGGGTGGCCATGGCCGACCCGTTGGACCTGCTTGCCCGCGATGAGCTGGCGGCCAGGGTCTCGCTTCCTCTGGAAGTCTCCATCGCAACCGAAAAGAAGATACTGATGGCCATCGATAAAACCTACGCCCGCCCCATAGTTTGCGAACCCGGCGCGGTTTCCGGTTCGTTTGTGGAGTCTGGTTATAGCGGCGCAATTGAGTCGTCCGGCTGGGAGGCGGAACCGGTCTCCAGCCTTGTGGAGGGGATAATCCGCCGGGCGGCGCTGGAGGGGGCTTCGGACATCCATCTTGAGCCGGATTCAAAGAACCTGAAAGTCCGGTACCGCGTGGACGGCATGATGAAATCCGCCGGAGCCCACCCTGCCCGGATATGCTCTGCCGTGGCCAGCCGGATAAAGATAATGGCCGGACTGGACACGGCGGAGTCCCGTGCCCCCCAGGACGGAGGGTTTAACCTTACGCTCGAAAGCGGCCTGGTGGAGTTCCGCGTGTCCACATTCCCCACCATCAACGGCGAATGTGTGGTCCTTCGGTTATTGGCAAGAAGCGGCGAAGCCATGACACTGGCCGAAACCGGCATGGGAGGTGTTACCCTCGAGAGATTGCTGGAATCATTGAAACACCCATGGGGATTGGTGGTGGTGACCGGCCCTACAGGCTCCGGTAAAACCACAACACTTTACAGCGCCATTAGCCTGTTAAACTCCCCGGAGCGCACCATCGTTTCCATTGAAGACCCGGTGGAGCGGCGCATCCATAATGTGCGGCAAACCCAGGTGAACATCAAGTCGGGGTTAACTTTCTCCCGAGGGTTGCGGTCGGCCTTGAGGCAGGATCCGGACATCATAATGGTGGGAGAGATCCGCGATCCGGAAACCGCCGAGGTGGCTGTGCAGGCGGCCATGACGGGACATCTGGTGCTAAGCTCTTTGCACACGGTGGACGCGGCTTCGGCTTTTACAAGGCTGACAGACCTGGGGGTGGCGCCATATAAAGTGGCGGACACCGTGAAATGCGCCGTGGGCCAGCGGCTGGCGCGGCGGGTATGCCACCGGTGCGCGGGCAAGACGGAAGCCATGGCAAACTGCCCACATTGCGGCAAGACAGGCTACCGGGGAAGAACCGGGATTTTCGAGCTTATACACTCCGATGAAAAGCTCAAAGGGCTTATCCTTTCCCGCTCCCCAGCGTCGGCCATTAAGGATTACGCCGTTAAATCCCAGGGGATGGACACGATGCGGGATGACGGGCTTCGAAAGGTGGGGTATGGCGTTACCACCGTCGCAGAGGTGGAAAGGGCCACATACACACCCGGCCTGTCCATCTGTTAA
- a CDS encoding DoxX family protein, whose protein sequence is MKYAELLGRIFFSAIFLMSAPGHFTGGLVPYAQSQGVPLAIIAVPLSGLLALAGALLIILGFKARYGGALIVLFLAPVTVMMHNFWAVTEPMARQIQMIMFMKNLSMMGGALLIAYFGAGPLSMDAKVKPKA, encoded by the coding sequence ATGAAGTACGCGGAACTCTTGGGGCGGATATTCTTCTCCGCCATCTTCCTTATGTCGGCCCCCGGCCATTTCACCGGCGGGCTGGTTCCATACGCCCAGTCGCAGGGTGTGCCATTGGCCATCATCGCGGTGCCATTGTCGGGGTTGCTAGCCCTGGCGGGAGCGTTGCTCATTATCCTTGGTTTTAAAGCCAGGTATGGCGGAGCGCTTATTGTGCTGTTCCTGGCGCCAGTCACCGTCATGATGCATAACTTCTGGGCTGTCACCGAACCCATGGCAAGACAGATACAGATGATTATGTTCATGAAGAACCTTTCGATGATGGGCGGGGCCTTGTTGATAGCCTATTTTGGCGCCGGACCCTTGAGCATGGACGCTAAAGTAAAACCTAAAGCCTGA